One window of the Candidatus Kaelpia imicola genome contains the following:
- a CDS encoding regulatory protein RecX produces the protein MDSFRYAQILLKYRPRSEEEIKERLSLRGYDSENIKEVVRRLKQCGLINDLKFAKYWMEYRLLYSSRSKFYTVFELKRKGVSGDIIESILRDFEAVDEKDIVFRLAEKKVKSMSKIKDRLTKRRRLYAYLGRRGFGSSISREAINSVLSD, from the coding sequence GTGGATTCGTTTAGATACGCTCAGATACTTTTAAAATATCGGCCGCGTTCTGAAGAAGAGATTAAAGAGAGACTCTCTCTGCGGGGTTATGATAGTGAGAATATTAAAGAAGTTGTAAGAAGATTAAAGCAGTGCGGTTTGATAAACGATTTGAAATTTGCAAAGTATTGGATGGAATATCGCCTTTTGTATAGTTCCAGAAGTAAGTTTTATACGGTATTTGAGCTTAAGAGAAAAGGGGTCTCTGGAGATATAATTGAGAGCATATTAAGGGATTTTGAAGCTGTAGATGAAAAAGATATTGTATTTAGACTCGCTGAAAAGAAGGTAAAAAGTATGAGTAAGATTAAAGATCGTTTAACAAAAAGACGTAGACTATACGCTTATCTAGGAAGAAGAGGATTTGGATCTTCAATTTC